The Hydrogenophaga crocea genome contains a region encoding:
- a CDS encoding MFS transporter yields MATPSTTPADPSLIDSRTAAWRLLTVLGLVTLGNSGMYVVAVVLPAVQAEFGVGRGDASLPYTLMMVCLGLGGLWTGKMADRHGITPVLRLGALAVAAGFVWAAFSGSIWTFGLAHGLLLGLLGSSSTFAPLLADTALWWNKRRGIAVAIAASGNYVAGTVWPPLVQWGIDTIGWRQTYLLLGLVCGAGMFLLASRMRQRPPLVVAAAPATPGGALNDTRRPFGLKPAQAQALLCLAGVGCCVAMSMPQVHIVAYCVDLGFGAARGAEMLSLMLASGIVSRLVSGWICDRIGGIRTLLLGSALQCVALLMFLPFDGLVPLYLISAMFGLFQGGIVPSYAIIVREYFAPAEAGARVGAVIMATLVGMALGGWLSGWVFDLTGSYKAAFLNGIGWNLLNMAIALFLFWRVRGAGPGGLRGATA; encoded by the coding sequence ATGGCCACGCCCTCCACCACCCCCGCCGACCCTTCCCTCATCGATTCGCGCACCGCCGCCTGGCGGCTGCTCACCGTGCTCGGCCTGGTCACGCTGGGCAACAGCGGCATGTACGTGGTGGCCGTGGTGCTGCCTGCGGTGCAGGCCGAGTTCGGCGTGGGCCGCGGCGACGCCTCGCTGCCCTACACGCTCATGATGGTCTGCCTGGGCCTGGGCGGCCTGTGGACGGGCAAGATGGCCGACCGCCACGGCATCACGCCGGTGCTGCGCCTGGGTGCGCTGGCCGTGGCCGCGGGCTTCGTGTGGGCCGCGTTCTCGGGCAGCATCTGGACCTTCGGCCTCGCGCACGGCCTGCTGCTGGGCCTGCTGGGCAGCTCGTCGACCTTCGCGCCGCTGCTGGCCGACACCGCGCTGTGGTGGAACAAGCGCCGCGGCATCGCGGTGGCCATCGCGGCCAGCGGCAACTATGTGGCCGGCACCGTGTGGCCGCCGCTGGTGCAGTGGGGCATCGACACCATCGGCTGGCGCCAGACCTACCTGTTGCTCGGCCTGGTGTGCGGCGCGGGCATGTTCCTGCTGGCCAGCCGCATGCGCCAGCGCCCGCCGCTGGTGGTGGCCGCCGCGCCCGCCACGCCGGGCGGCGCGCTCAACGACACCCGCCGCCCCTTCGGCCTCAAGCCCGCGCAGGCGCAGGCCCTGCTGTGCCTGGCCGGTGTGGGCTGCTGCGTGGCCATGTCCATGCCGCAGGTGCACATCGTGGCCTACTGCGTGGACCTGGGCTTCGGCGCCGCGCGCGGGGCCGAAATGCTCTCGCTCATGCTGGCCAGCGGCATCGTGAGCCGGCTCGTGTCGGGCTGGATCTGCGACCGCATCGGCGGCATCCGCACGCTGCTGCTGGGCTCGGCGCTGCAGTGTGTGGCCCTGCTCATGTTCCTGCCCTTCGACGGCCTGGTGCCGCTGTACCTGATCTCGGCCATGTTCGGCCTGTTCCAGGGCGGCATCGTGCCGAGCTACGCCATCATCGTGCGCGAGTACTTCGCGCCCGCCGAGGCCGGCGCGCGCGTGGGCGCGGTCATCATGGCCACGCTGGTGGGCATGGCCCTGGGCGGCTGGCTCTCGGGCTGGGTGTTCGACCTCACCGGCAGCTACAAGGCCGCCTTCCTCAACGGCATCGGCTGGAACCTGCTCAACATGGCGATTGCCCTCTTCCTGTTCTGGCGCGTGCGCGGCGCGGGGCCCGGCGGCCTGCGCGGCGCCACGGCCTGA
- a CDS encoding aldolase — MNHEHDYQQDGVRRLRADLALALRAAAHFGLSEGVCNHFSVELPDGSGRFLLNPRGLMWQEVQADDIVMVDVQGQALAGRHAVESTAMHIHAGIHRVARHAVVLHTHMPYATALTLTRARALDTTLSQNAMRFHGRVAVDPVYNGLALDAREGERIARGMGSGDIAFLANHGVIVCGTQIAHAFDDLYYLERACMAQVLAQSSGIGLAPASADMAAHVAEQTRGERLQSDLFFEALRRRL; from the coding sequence ATGAACCACGAACACGATTACCAGCAAGACGGCGTGCGCCGGCTGCGCGCCGACCTCGCGCTCGCGCTGCGCGCGGCCGCTCACTTCGGCCTGTCCGAAGGCGTCTGCAACCATTTCAGCGTCGAGCTGCCCGACGGCTCGGGCCGCTTCCTGCTCAACCCGCGCGGGCTGATGTGGCAGGAGGTGCAGGCCGACGACATCGTGATGGTCGACGTGCAGGGCCAGGCGCTCGCGGGCCGGCACGCGGTGGAGAGCACGGCCATGCACATCCACGCGGGCATCCACCGCGTGGCCCGGCACGCGGTGGTGCTGCACACCCACATGCCTTACGCCACCGCGCTCACGCTCACGCGGGCGCGCGCGCTCGACACCACGCTGTCGCAGAACGCCATGCGCTTTCACGGCCGCGTCGCGGTCGACCCGGTCTACAACGGCCTGGCGCTGGACGCGCGCGAGGGCGAGCGCATCGCACGCGGCATGGGCAGTGGCGACATCGCCTTTCTCGCCAACCACGGCGTGATCGTCTGCGGCACGCAGATCGCGCACGCCTTCGACGACCTGTACTACCTCGAGCGCGCCTGCATGGCGCAGGTGCTCGCGCAATCGAGCGGCATCGGCCTGGCCCCGGCGAGCGCCGACATGGCCGCGCACGTGGCCGAGCAGACGCGCGGCGAGCGCCTGCAGTCCGACCTGTTCTTCGAGGCGCTGCGCCGGCGGCTCTGA
- a CDS encoding xanthine dehydrogenase family protein molybdopterin-binding subunit — protein sequence MKRDITNLEPGVQVPTTVAPVTEDQRYIGASVPRGGIERLTQGLGQYIDDIELPRMAHVAFWRSPVAHMRIKAVHADTARAMPGVLLVADGHDLAKVCKPWVAVLGHLAGMKSAPQHALAVDRACWQGEPVVAVVAETRAQAEDALQHITVDYEELPLATDMETALDAATPLIHPELGDNLCFTRSLDVGEVDRVFAEADAVAEATFEFGRHTGVTLEPRAQIAHWNPAEQRLTVYHSFQAPHMMQDLYGRQFDLPASAIRVVCKDVGGSFGIKVHAYPDDFATVALSILLGRPVKFVADRLESFTSDIHARHHRVKARIAVNQSGEILGFDMDDLTGIGPYSMFPRTSAIEGNQVVNLVGGPYKHKHYRAKLNVVFQNKTPTCQYRGVGHPIACAVTEALVDLAAQKIGMDPLKIRELNVIPDDAYPTTGASGIKLEVLSHEASLKKLRELMNYDALRAEQAALRQQGIHRGIGFATVIELTNPSAAFYGVGGARIASQDGATVRLDPEGDITVLVGVGEQGQGTEGIYRQIAADAVGVDITKVKVLTGDTDVTPYGGGTWASRGAGVGGEAVLLAGQALRENILKVAAVMLKREAAGLAVRRDRVVDAATGEELLPLKELGRVAYFRSDTLPADFTPELMVTRHYAQRDYPFIFTNGVQASYVEVDPDTGFVKLLKHWAVEDCGRVLNPMLVDEQMRGAIVQGIGGALFEECLYDDAGLMLNANMADYLVPMSAEMPDIEVAHVMTPTRSSKLGAKGAGEAGTAGAPAAVMNAINDALAPFSACVHSQPITPEKVLRALGKVV from the coding sequence ATGAAACGCGACATCACCAACCTCGAGCCCGGCGTGCAGGTGCCCACCACGGTGGCGCCGGTCACCGAAGACCAGCGCTATATCGGCGCCTCGGTGCCGCGCGGCGGCATCGAACGGCTCACGCAAGGCCTGGGCCAGTACATCGACGACATCGAGCTGCCGCGCATGGCCCACGTGGCCTTCTGGCGCAGCCCGGTGGCGCACATGCGCATCAAGGCCGTGCACGCCGACACCGCGCGCGCCATGCCCGGTGTGCTGCTGGTGGCCGATGGCCACGATCTCGCCAAGGTCTGCAAGCCCTGGGTCGCGGTGCTGGGCCACCTCGCGGGCATGAAGTCGGCGCCGCAGCACGCACTGGCGGTGGACCGCGCCTGCTGGCAGGGCGAGCCCGTGGTGGCCGTGGTGGCCGAAACGCGTGCACAGGCCGAAGACGCGCTGCAGCACATCACGGTCGACTACGAAGAGCTGCCGCTGGCCACCGACATGGAGACCGCGCTCGATGCCGCCACGCCGCTGATCCACCCCGAGCTTGGCGACAACCTGTGCTTCACGCGCAGCCTCGACGTGGGCGAGGTCGACCGCGTGTTCGCCGAGGCCGACGCCGTGGCCGAGGCCACCTTCGAGTTCGGCCGCCACACCGGCGTCACGCTCGAGCCGCGCGCGCAGATCGCGCACTGGAACCCGGCCGAGCAGCGCCTCACGGTCTACCACTCGTTCCAGGCCCCGCACATGATGCAGGACCTCTACGGCCGCCAGTTCGACCTGCCCGCCAGCGCGATCCGCGTGGTCTGCAAGGACGTGGGCGGCTCCTTCGGCATCAAGGTGCACGCCTACCCCGACGACTTCGCCACCGTGGCCCTGTCCATCCTGCTGGGCCGGCCGGTGAAGTTCGTGGCCGACCGCCTCGAGAGCTTCACCAGCGACATCCACGCGCGCCACCACCGCGTGAAGGCCCGCATCGCCGTGAACCAGAGCGGCGAGATCCTGGGCTTCGACATGGACGACCTCACCGGCATCGGCCCGTACTCGATGTTCCCGCGCACCAGCGCGATCGAGGGCAACCAGGTGGTGAACCTGGTGGGCGGGCCCTACAAGCACAAGCACTACCGGGCGAAGCTCAACGTGGTGTTCCAGAACAAGACGCCCACCTGCCAGTACCGCGGCGTGGGCCACCCGATCGCCTGTGCGGTGACCGAGGCCCTGGTGGACCTGGCCGCGCAGAAGATCGGCATGGACCCGCTGAAGATCCGCGAGCTCAACGTGATCCCCGACGACGCCTACCCCACCACCGGGGCCTCGGGCATCAAGCTCGAGGTGCTGTCGCACGAGGCCAGCCTGAAGAAGCTGCGCGAGCTCATGAACTACGACGCGCTGCGCGCCGAGCAGGCCGCGCTGCGCCAACAGGGCATCCACCGCGGCATCGGCTTCGCCACCGTGATCGAGCTCACCAACCCCAGCGCCGCGTTCTATGGCGTGGGCGGCGCTCGCATTGCCTCGCAGGACGGCGCCACCGTGCGCCTGGACCCCGAAGGCGACATCACGGTGCTGGTGGGCGTGGGCGAGCAGGGCCAGGGCACCGAAGGCATCTACCGCCAGATCGCGGCCGATGCGGTGGGCGTGGACATCACCAAGGTCAAGGTGCTCACCGGCGACACCGATGTCACGCCCTACGGCGGCGGCACCTGGGCCTCGCGCGGCGCGGGCGTGGGCGGCGAGGCGGTGCTGCTGGCCGGCCAGGCGCTGCGCGAGAACATCCTCAAGGTCGCGGCGGTGATGCTCAAGCGCGAGGCCGCCGGCCTGGCGGTGCGGCGCGACCGTGTGGTCGACGCGGCCACGGGCGAAGAGCTGCTGCCGCTCAAGGAGCTGGGCCGCGTGGCCTACTTCCGTTCCGACACGCTGCCAGCCGATTTCACGCCCGAGCTGATGGTCACGCGCCACTATGCGCAGCGCGACTACCCGTTCATCTTCACCAACGGCGTGCAGGCCTCGTACGTCGAGGTCGACCCCGACACCGGCTTCGTGAAGCTGCTCAAGCACTGGGCGGTCGAAGACTGTGGCCGCGTGCTCAACCCCATGCTGGTGGACGAGCAGATGCGCGGCGCGATCGTGCAGGGCATTGGCGGCGCGTTGTTCGAGGAGTGCCTGTATGACGATGCCGGCCTGATGCTCAACGCCAACATGGCCGACTACCTCGTGCCCATGTCGGCCGAGATGCCCGACATCGAGGTGGCACACGTGATGACGCCCACGCGCAGCTCGAAGCTGGGCGCCAAGGGCGCGGGCGAGGCCGGCACGGCGGGCGCGCCGGCCGCGGTGATGAACGCCATCAACGACGCGCTCGCGCCGTTCTCGGCCTGCGTGCACTCGCAGCCCATCACGCCCGAGAAGGTGCTGCGCGCGCTCGGCAAGGTGGTCTGA
- a CDS encoding (2Fe-2S)-binding protein yields the protein MADLHPLHVTVNGQAHRCSIAPRTHLVDFLREDLGLKGSHLGCEHGVCGACTVELNGQIVRGCLTLAVQADGGSVQTIEGLSQSGVIRDLQQAFVARNALQCGFCTSGMLMAAKELVETRPEATRAEVREWISGNYCRCTGYHAIVDAICDVLRQRKETQA from the coding sequence ATGGCAGACCTCCACCCCCTCCACGTCACCGTCAACGGCCAGGCGCACCGCTGCAGCATCGCGCCGCGCACCCACCTGGTCGATTTCCTGCGCGAAGACCTCGGCCTCAAGGGCAGCCACCTGGGCTGCGAGCACGGCGTTTGCGGCGCCTGCACCGTCGAACTCAATGGCCAGATCGTGCGCGGCTGCCTCACGCTGGCCGTGCAGGCCGACGGCGGCTCGGTGCAGACCATCGAAGGCCTGAGCCAGAGCGGCGTGATCCGCGACCTGCAGCAGGCCTTCGTGGCGCGCAATGCGCTGCAGTGCGGCTTCTGCACCTCGGGCATGCTCATGGCGGCCAAGGAACTGGTCGAAACCCGCCCCGAGGCCACCCGCGCCGAGGTGCGCGAATGGATCTCGGGCAACTACTGCCGCTGCACCGGCTACCACGCCATCGTCGACGCCATCTGCGACGTGCTGCGCCAGCGCAAGGAGACCCAGGCATGA
- a CDS encoding FAD binding domain-containing protein — MKAAAFDYVKPDTVDQVIALLQTHGDDARVLAGGQTLMATLNMRLSEPLMVIDITGIAALRGIERRGDVLRIGALATHTQIEESALVKQHAPLLTEAAPHIAHRAIRNSGTWGGSIAYADPAAEWPACLLALGGTVVVQGPRGERRIAADDFYLGLYTTALAPDEIVIAGEIPLARPGQWHGLSELARRHGDYAIVGLAASAQRQGAALSGVRLAFMGVATTPWRARRTEQLLEGKVPDAATQAMAVASLRAEIDPLPDLTNTPETKRHLAGVLLQRLLASAHA, encoded by the coding sequence TTGAAAGCCGCTGCATTCGACTATGTGAAACCCGACACCGTGGACCAGGTGATCGCGCTGCTGCAAACGCACGGCGACGACGCGCGCGTGCTGGCCGGCGGCCAGACGCTGATGGCCACGCTCAACATGCGCCTGTCCGAGCCGCTGATGGTGATCGACATCACCGGCATCGCGGCGCTGCGCGGCATCGAGCGGCGCGGCGATGTGCTGCGCATCGGCGCGCTCGCCACGCACACGCAGATCGAGGAGAGCGCGCTCGTGAAGCAGCACGCACCGCTGCTCACCGAGGCCGCGCCCCACATTGCGCACCGCGCCATCCGCAACAGCGGCACCTGGGGCGGCTCGATCGCCTATGCCGACCCGGCCGCCGAATGGCCGGCCTGCCTGCTCGCGCTCGGCGGCACGGTGGTGGTGCAGGGCCCGCGCGGCGAGCGCCGCATCGCGGCCGACGACTTCTACCTCGGCCTCTACACCACCGCGCTCGCGCCCGACGAAATCGTGATCGCGGGCGAGATCCCGCTGGCGCGGCCCGGCCAGTGGCATGGCCTGTCCGAGCTTGCGCGCCGCCATGGCGACTACGCCATCGTGGGCCTGGCTGCGTCGGCCCAGCGCCAGGGCGCGGCGCTCAGCGGCGTGCGCCTGGCCTTCATGGGCGTGGCCACCACGCCTTGGCGTGCGCGCCGCACCGAGCAGCTGCTCGAAGGCAAGGTGCCCGACGCCGCCACGCAGGCCATGGCCGTGGCCAGCCTGCGCGCCGAGATCGATCCCTTGCCCGATCTGACCAACACCCCCGAGACCAAGCGCCACCTGGCCGGCGTGCTGCTGCAGCGCCTGCTGGCGTCGGCGCACGCCTGA
- a CDS encoding CoxG family protein has protein sequence MELNGDILIAAPRDRVWAALNDAAVLARCIPGCEAMEATSDTERTARVAVKVGPVRARFTGHIRLHDVRPGQGCTLQFEGSGGAAGMAKGQSSVALADEDSGTRLRYTAQASVGGKLGQVGGRMIDAAAKQMADQFFAAFQTELAPAPAEAAPADAAAVEPAPAVAASAPNAVAPTLSASAPAPAPAPITARPAPAAPSASAGEGVRILWFALGALSTGFGVWIASVLF, from the coding sequence ATGGAACTGAACGGAGACATCCTCATTGCCGCGCCCCGCGACAGGGTCTGGGCCGCCCTCAACGACGCGGCCGTGCTGGCGCGTTGCATCCCCGGTTGCGAGGCCATGGAAGCCACGAGCGACACCGAGCGCACGGCGCGCGTGGCCGTCAAGGTCGGCCCGGTGCGCGCGCGCTTCACGGGCCACATCCGCCTGCACGACGTGCGGCCCGGCCAGGGCTGCACGCTGCAGTTCGAAGGCTCGGGCGGCGCGGCCGGCATGGCCAAGGGGCAGTCGAGCGTGGCGCTCGCCGACGAGGACAGCGGCACGCGGCTGCGCTACACCGCGCAGGCCTCGGTGGGCGGCAAGCTCGGGCAGGTCGGCGGCCGCATGATCGACGCCGCGGCCAAGCAGATGGCCGACCAGTTCTTCGCCGCGTTCCAGACCGAGCTCGCGCCGGCCCCGGCCGAGGCCGCGCCCGCCGACGCGGCTGCGGTCGAGCCCGCGCCCGCCGTTGCGGCTTCGGCGCCCAACGCCGTCGCGCCCACGCTGTCCGCGTCCGCGCCAGCGCCGGCACCTGCGCCCATCACCGCGCGTCCCGCGCCAGCCGCCCCGTCCGCCAGCGCCGGCGAGGGCGTTCGCATCCTGTGGTTCGCGCTCGGTGCCCTGTCCACGGGCTTCGGGGTGTGGATCGCGTCGGTCCTGTTCTGA